In Euphorbia lathyris chromosome 2, ddEupLath1.1, whole genome shotgun sequence, the sequence AAGGACATGGGGGATAGGCCCATTGGGGCGCCTGTCCAGTCCATGGCCCGTACCCTCATGGCTGTTGTAAAGAAACAGCCCCTGACCAGCGAGGACCGCTATTTTGCTGCCATCGTCCGCCTCTGCCCCGTCCGCCTCTGCCACGGCGATAATAACCCCGGCCACCGCGAGCAGCGCCAGAATTTTGAGGGAAAGAAGGCCGAACGTGATTTGAATATGGAGGAGCTTGATTCGACGGGGACTGTTGGGCGATAGTAACGGCGGCAATTTCAGATCCGACGGTGGCGGCTATGCGTTTTTTACGGGCAGATTCTTCCAATAATAACATGGACCTTGCCTTTGTGAAATTGGGCAGAATGTCATTGTGGCGAATTTGTGTTCCGATTGTCTCGTAGGCGTCAGTGAGCCCCGAAATTAATTGAAGAACGAGACGATCGTTGGATACGGCAGCCCCGACGTTGCTTAATTGGTCCGAGAGGGACTTCAAATGTTGGCAGTAGGCAgagatatcatcaaaattttcaagtctAGCATTGGACAGTTCTTGTTGTAAATAAAGGGCTCTTGAATTTTTATTATCGGAGAATTGTTGTTCTAGGAGTTTCCAAGCGTCGGCGGCTGTTAAATTTGGTCCGATGATACTGTTGAGAAGGTCTGAAGATATGGTTCCATAAATCCATTGCAACACGATGGCATCAACACGAGACCATAAACCTGGATTCTTTGCTTTCATAACCGAAGAAGAGGTTTCCGATTTATCGTCGGTTTCAGGAAGGATATGATCAAGAACTTGAAAAGCACGGGCATGTGTTTTAAAAAGTTCAGCCCAAGTGGTATAGAGGCCTTTGCCGGATTCGAGAGGATCACGAATAAAGGAGGTAATGTTGATAATGGAGAGGGCCGGATGAGTTGGTGCGGCGGCGGCaccattgttttgttcattgTTTGGCATGGTGGCAGTAGAGTTTTTAGGGATGAAGAACGGCAGAAtgaggaagagagaaagaagagatttgGGTGGGATTAGGGAGAGAAATTTTAGGAGAGAGTTTTTAGGAAAGAAATTAGGCTCATGATACCATGATAATGTAGaatccttgcctttccattcattgataatgtgatatatatacacaagatatatgtgtgaacatgataattacaaatcaattatattcctaaattacagcagaaatatccatatctaatagTTGCCACTGCATTCACCTTGTTACCAGGTTCCTGTTGCTGTTTCTTCCATGACGAGGCTATCCGCAGCATAGCAGACTTATCTATACGAGTAGGTGGCTTTCTATCAAGGTGCTCTAATATTTTTCGAGCCATCCGACTAGATTGAGCAGGGACTCCTAGACTAAATAGTTCAGTGTTTTGTGGCTTAGTACACTGACTATCTATTCGTCCATTTTCCACATTTTGCTTTGGAGCAGAAGATAAGCCCTCTAAGTTACACCAGTACCCGCTTTTAGCACCGTTAAAATTCACTGATCCTCCAGCGGGAGTTTCAACATTAAACTTGTGCCGCAGCCTATGAATGGGTCCCACATATCTTTGGTAAGCTTTTATTGCATTGGTCTTTGAATGTACCTATGCAGTACAACAAAGACTCGGACAATAAGAATCAACCCAGAAACTTGATCAACAAAATTTCATAACAgacacaaaatttacctgttttAATGGAGTTGTAGTCTGCTCAAACGGATTTGTCATTATGCTAGGGTGCGTACCATGATTTCCCTGTAACTGGATCAACTGATGAGACAGAAGAACAAAACTATTAAGGATAAGAGCAATAATTCATTTTTAAAGCATCATAGCATAAAAggaaaccataatttcacatACCCTAAACTTGGTCGTCGAATGATTGGTTCTAGAATATGGGGTTCGGGGAAAATTATGAAACCCAAATCTCTTTCTCTGAGTTTGTGGGATCATATAACCATGCTGATCCTGCACTAAGGCACCAGGCCAGCGTAGGGTAGACCTAAGTGCTTGCGATGGCTTTCCCACAAGCTCATTGCTATCTCTTGACATTGAGCTGGTAGTACCAAAGCCTACTCCTGATGTTCGATGTGCCATATAGGCTCTAGCAATTTCAATTGGTGAAGAGCCAATATCATCTTGCATCTGTTGAAACAAAATGTAAATGGATAGAAAGTAGGTGAAAAAGAAATACCATTAAAATTGAATGCATTTATCATCCATACAATACAatacataaaaaatatattactaCTTCTTTCACAAGCCCTCCAATCCAAACAAAGGAGAAACAGCAACATACAATATTAAGAAACTCCCAACTGAACCCAATTTGGTTCCCAATGTCAAGGTGTTTATACATATTTTAGATTTTGAGGTACACATGCTGGATTGGATTTCTCACATACTAGGATTTGGCTAAAAAATAAGGTCAATTATATGTTCCATTCTTCAAGAATACAGAAATTATCAAGCCAGTGGCTTAAACATGGCCTAGGACACAAAAAGCCTGATAATAGTGGTAATGACTGCAGGGCAGGATAGGGGttgaggatctccaactaaGTTTATTTACTATGCAGTGAGATGAactcttttcttcttctaagACTGATCTTAATCAAATACACAGAATAAACAGATGCAACTTCTTGAAAACAATCTTAGTATAAGAGCGAATAGATAACAACAATTTACAAGTACACATTCCAACTCCACCAAAACATCAATGAAAAATAATAGAATCTTAAATGGGAGAATGGATATGTCACTACACTACATTTTGTCTCTATCTATAGGAGAAAATAGCTTTGTCTGTATCTATTCGTTAATTAaactaaaagaaaagaagatatgGTAGCAAATTAACAGAAGTACATTTCAATCACACCAAAGTGAGTTGTGAAATAGGCATAAAATGCAATTAAAAAACCTTCCTATGATAATTAGAATTTTCTGGTGACTAATTATTACCACCGCATCCACAAGAGGAGCCAGTTGTGGACTGAAACTTCCACCATGATTGAGATTGGTAGAAGATTGAGATTTGGAGAAGAAGGAACCGAATAGCAGGTTGGCTCCAGAGTAAGCAAGACGGAGAGCAGGATCCAAAAGCTTGGAGAGAAGACCACCAGCAGCACCACCGTGTGCCTGGTTCTGGTTCTGTGAGGGAGTAGCAGGCagaccaccaccaccaccaccaccgtaAGGAGTAGCAGGCGGTGTACGACTACGTCTGCCATGCTGGGGTTTGGGTAGACCAGAAATGATTCTGGGATTGTACGTGTACGGTGTACGATTATCGTTGTCTATCTGAATCAACGACTTGAGTCCAATATCACAGTTTGAAATGAAACTGTGGCGGGCCTTTTTGTTATTATTTGTAGTCCAACAATTTTCAATTTCTGAATTTCTTCTCTTAGCCATTTTTAATtcaatactaaaaaaaatcatataatcTTTTGTGAAGAAATCgttctttatttatagatagaGGAGACAACGATAAAAGAAAAGATCAATTATCATAAAATAAACGTTACAATATTAATTGTTGATTGCCCTAAATCATGCTATAATTTTaggtaattttctttttatatttatatgacattgatttaataaaaaaatattattcctatattataattttaggtaattttctttttatcttttgtgaagaaaatattattcctattttataaaagttttatgttggtttttatttaaatttgagtctttataaaatttgactaaatgtttaaatttctttctatttttataTCCATTAGAATTTCAAAtacaataataaaataaaataagtgttaagaatttcacatagaaaaacaaacaataaaattTACTTATTCCTTAATATTATAAATTCCTATCCATGAAATGCAACATTATTGTGAGAATTTAGAAAAACATTTAATCATTACACGTTTGTATATAATCCGTTGTTCATCGCTGCAATTATATTATAGGAATTCTTGTATTATAAAACTTCCACTTTTTAAATAATACAAGTATATATAAGATCCATTTTTCATTATTATagtattatatatagaaatataaGATCCATTATTCAttattatatgatttttttgtgtGAAGAAGtcattctttatttatagatggagAAGTCGATGATAAAAGGAAAGATCAATTATAATAATGAGCGTCCTAAATAAAGTTATAATATTGATTGTTGATTGCCTTAAATCATGCTATAATTTTAGATAAATATTAATTtgccttttatatttatatgacattgaattaataagaaaatattattcctatattataaatttataaaagttttatattggttttattttaaatttgagTCTTTATAAAATTTGACTTAAGTGTCCAAATTCCTATTTTTGTATCCACTAGAATCTCAAATAGGATAAATTAAATGCTAAGAATCtcacatattttaaatttatttattctttaaatcaaagtaaaattaatttatttactttttttatattataaattcctatccatatttgaaaatttaaaaagaccATTTAATAATTACATGTCTCCATATGATTCATTATtcataatgattttgaaaaataaaaaatttacttcCATAATAAATGTGatactaaataattttaattcttgatattttcaattttgaggtcgttaatgctcatttttatagtgttaaactaaaagatcatcTTTTTTAGCAAAACAAAAAAGTTTAGTCAccatttggacaaaaaaaaatccaggTAATAGTATGACGGTACGTGAAAACACGGATAAATTTCATCAATAGTGTACAACATTTGCtatatttcacattttggtgtacaaccttcaatttatcTCACTAATATATGTGAACTTATAGGTGACATCTCACTTTGGTacacagcaggtaaaaatgaccggtcaaaccTGCCATATCATCCTTTTTCAACTAATTTCTTAGAAAATTAGGACCCACCTTATATTCATTTACCACCATACCCTCTCCTTCATCATACTCTCtacatttctctctctaacttttaaactcctcatttctctctctaattttctctctctctaacagAACCCATTTGATAAAATTGAAGAGCCACTAAGCACCAAAAATTCGAAACTGAAATGGTGGTGGCGGCAGAAATTGTAGTATCAACGGAATGAACGACCCATTTGATTAATCTTCAAACATCATTTCCTGCAATTTCTCTAGATCTGCCAACGTAAACATATACATTTGCAAACTCACCTGAAGCGAGTCCATCACTAGTGTTGTCGACGGAATCGGTGAAACTCTGAATCAGGCGGTGCAACATCATTTGATTAATCCTTGCTCCATTTATTTTTGTGGCAATTCATCAAGCACCTTATGATATTATTCTCTAACTGTTTGAGTGTTGAGATTTTTAGATACAGAGGCTCACCCACCACACTATTACTGAATCAATTtgctttttttacaaatttccttgaatttcttttttcagttttttattGAAATGTAAAGAAATTTCCAATTACAAAAACTACAAGTCTATTATTGAGTAAGATCAAAATCCATTATTAAGATCAAAATCTATtattaagaaaagaaataagatagagagagttagagagGGAAATGGAGGggaaaagggaagaagaaggaagaagatgagggtataatagtaattttatattaggtgGGTCAAATTTTGCCTTTTTGACCAGTCAAAGTGCTGACGTGGTGCGTTGACTTTGCGTTGACCAGTCcattttacctgttgtacaccaaagtgagaggtcacctataagttcatatatattcgtgagacaaattgaaggttgtacaccaaagtgtgaaatgggctCAAGATTGTACACCAcaaatgaaatttaccctaaacaCACGTGAGCTTTTACTTGGACTTTATCCtaattaatttattcatttttctatattataaattttttatccaTAAAATACAATACTATTGAGAATTTAGAAAAACCAATTAATAATTACATGTATGTATTGTTCATcgctataatattattaatatatattataggaACATATATAGGAATTCTCtcagaattaaaattggaatcagaatcaaaattcaattacttttacAAGTGTAAATCAGAATacgataaaattaaaattaattagataataataatatatttaacatgtaaataaaaataaaagaattaataattaataaacctaaaaaattaaaattaatttttgttatatgaaatattaaaaagttattattaataaaataatcctTCACAATATGTTagtaatataaatttatagtgATATCTCATATCTAAGGTgcatgagcaaattctacatgctcattaaggtgcatgtgaaaattcctgtatctaagaaatagaaataaaactatata encodes:
- the LOC136216882 gene encoding uncharacterized protein; translation: MAKRRNSEIENCWTTNNNKKARHSFISNCDIGLKSLIQIDNDNRTPYTYNPRIISGLPKPQHGRRSRTPPATPYGGGGGGGLPATPSQNQNQAHGGAAGGLLSKLLDPALRLAYSGANLLFGSFFSKSQSSTNLNHGGSFSPQLAPLVDAVMQDDIGSSPIEIARAYMAHRTSGVGFGTTSSMSRDSNELVGKPSQALRSTLRWPGALVQDQHGYMIPQTQRKRFGFHNFPRTPYSRTNHSTTKFRLIQLQGNHGTHPSIMTNPFEQTTTPLKQVHSKTNAIKAYQRYVGPIHRLRHKFNVETPAGGSVNFNGAKSGYWCNLEGLSSAPKQNVENGRIDSQCTKPQNTELFSLGVPAQSSRMARKILEHLDRKPPTRIDKSAMLRIASSWKKQQQEPGNKVNAVATIRYGYFCCNLGI